The proteins below come from a single Chryseobacterium sp. MA9 genomic window:
- a CDS encoding response regulator transcription factor gives MIKVAITDDHPLLLEGLKNILGNSNTIDVVDCFRNVSEMNAGLAKQAVDILLLDINLVDINSIELIKPLKKKYGNLQIIMLSVHNELPVINSTLAEGALGYIQKNASVSEILEGITAVYAGNRFLCSQTKSVLEKKNGGGLNQVPKLTRREKEILAEAAKGLTTNQMAEKLFISPHTVESHRKNLIEKFQTSNLSSAIKLAIEYGLVIE, from the coding sequence ATGATAAAAGTAGCCATAACAGATGATCATCCACTTCTCTTAGAAGGACTGAAGAATATTTTAGGAAACAGCAATACGATAGATGTTGTAGATTGTTTCAGAAACGTTTCTGAAATGAATGCAGGCCTGGCAAAACAAGCAGTCGATATTTTGTTGCTGGACATCAATCTGGTAGATATCAACAGTATCGAACTGATTAAACCATTGAAGAAAAAGTATGGAAATCTGCAAATTATTATGCTTAGCGTTCACAATGAACTGCCTGTAATTAACAGTACTCTTGCTGAAGGTGCTTTGGGATACATTCAGAAAAATGCTTCGGTTTCCGAAATCCTTGAAGGGATTACTGCCGTATATGCAGGTAACCGGTTTTTATGCTCACAAACCAAGTCTGTTCTGGAGAAAAAAAATGGAGGTGGATTAAATCAGGTTCCGAAACTGACACGAAGAGAAAAGGAAATTTTAGCCGAAGCAGCAAAAGGACTTACAACCAATCAAATGGCAGAAAAGCTCTTCATAAGCCCGCACACGGTAGAAAGCCACAGAAAAAACCTTATTGAAAAATTTCAAACCTCTAATCTTAGTTCTGCTATTAAACTGGCCATAGAATACGGTTTGGTGATCGAATAA
- a CDS encoding NusG domain II-containing protein: protein MKKLSLTILFCLLSFITFAQSLKVVIKQDGKVIKPVNDVYDLKKSTFQFEITSSNLEGFLVGATTNKDIYAGALGVLNTEIPWFQNTGMAEELYNKDKEMFLMDSAPSYWYYTDAKDHRFDKNPKGNAKQWTATRTITRFYDIMVDQPIDLKDFDGSVFILMYEPAYNDEYDLVGKKNLFQAALRFKD from the coding sequence ATGAAAAAATTAAGTTTGACCATTCTTTTTTGTTTACTAAGTTTTATAACTTTTGCACAATCGCTGAAGGTAGTTATTAAACAGGACGGAAAAGTAATTAAACCTGTAAATGATGTCTACGACCTGAAAAAATCAACCTTCCAATTTGAAATTACGTCCTCCAATCTGGAAGGGTTTTTAGTGGGTGCCACTACAAATAAAGATATTTATGCCGGAGCTCTGGGCGTTTTGAACACCGAGATTCCCTGGTTTCAGAATACGGGTATGGCGGAGGAGCTGTATAATAAGGACAAAGAAATGTTTTTAATGGATTCGGCGCCTTCGTATTGGTATTATACTGATGCGAAAGATCATAGATTCGATAAAAATCCTAAAGGTAATGCAAAACAATGGACAGCTACACGTACCATTACTCGTTTTTATGACATCATGGTGGATCAGCCCATTGATTTAAAGGATTTTGACGGCAGCGTTTTCATATTAATGTATGAGCCTGCATATAACGACGAATATGATTTAGTAGGAAAGAAAAACCTGTTTCAGGCTGCTTTGAGGTTCAAAGATTAA
- the infC gene encoding translation initiation factor IF-3, which produces MINDKIRVRELRLVGDNVEPGIYPIDKARQIAADQELDLVVISDKAEPFIARILEYKKFLYEQKKKQKELKAKQVKVVVKEIRFGPQTDDHDYEFKKKHAEKFLEEGSKLKTYVFFKGRSIIFKDQGEILLLKLAQELEHVGKVDQLPKLEGKRMIMMMSPKKPAK; this is translated from the coding sequence TTGATCAACGATAAAATTCGTGTGAGAGAGCTTCGTTTGGTGGGCGATAACGTAGAGCCAGGAATTTATCCAATTGACAAAGCAAGACAGATTGCTGCGGACCAGGAATTGGATTTAGTAGTAATTTCTGATAAGGCTGAACCTTTTATTGCAAGAATATTAGAATACAAAAAATTCTTATATGAGCAAAAGAAAAAACAGAAGGAACTTAAAGCTAAGCAAGTAAAAGTGGTTGTAAAAGAGATCCGTTTCGGACCTCAGACTGATGACCATGATTATGAATTCAAGAAGAAGCATGCTGAAAAATTCCTTGAAGAAGGTTCTAAGCTAAAAACCTACGTATTTTTTAAAGGACGTTCGATTATCTTTAAGGACCAGGGAGAAATTTTGCTTTTAAAACTAGCTCAGGAACTAGAGCATGTAGGTAAAGTAGACCAGCTTCCTAAACTTGAAGGAAAAAGGATGATTATGATGATGAGTCCTAAAAAACCGGCAAAATAA
- the thrS gene encoding threonine--tRNA ligase, with product MIKITLPDNSVKEFEGAVTPLDVAKSISEGLARNTISAIVNDKQVETTTPITTDSTVQLLTWNDDLGKKAFWHSSAHLLAQAILEFYPNAKLTIGPAIESGFYYDVDFGDESLSEKDFEKIEKKILENAKKGSTFSLYPVSKEDALKTYADNPYKVELISNLNDGEITFVTHDNFTDLCRGGHIPNTGIVKAVKILNAAGAYWRGNEKNPQLTRVYGISFPKQKDLTEYLERLEEAKRRDHRKLGKELGIFAFSEKVGAGLPLWLPKGTALRRKLENFLSEAQKKGGYEFVMSPHIGAKELYVTSGHWDKYGADSFQPIKTPNEGEEFLLKPMNCPHHCEIYKTSQWSYRDLPKRYAEFGTVYRYEQSGELHGLTRVRGFTQDDAHLFCTPDQLSEEFEKVIDLTLYVFKSLGFEDFVTQVSLRDPENREKYIGSDENWEKAESAIINAAQKKGLKTVVEYGEAAFYGPKLDFMVKDALGRKWQLGTIQVDYNLPERFDLHYIGNDNEKHRPVMIHRAPFGSMERFIAILLENTAGDFPLWLSPDQFIILPISEKYVDYSKKVSQFLENHDISGQIDDRNEKTGKKIRDAELNKIPFMLVVGENEEKEGTISVRRRGEGDLGVMKLEDFVAYFKKEAAI from the coding sequence ATGATAAAAATTACACTTCCAGACAATAGTGTCAAAGAATTCGAGGGAGCAGTGACTCCTCTAGATGTGGCAAAATCTATAAGCGAGGGATTGGCTAGAAACACCATTTCCGCAATTGTTAATGACAAACAAGTAGAAACAACCACACCTATAACCACGGATTCTACGGTACAGCTTTTGACCTGGAATGATGATCTTGGAAAGAAGGCTTTCTGGCACTCTTCTGCCCACCTTTTGGCACAGGCTATCCTTGAGTTTTATCCTAATGCTAAGTTGACGATTGGCCCTGCCATCGAAAGTGGATTCTACTATGATGTAGATTTCGGGGATGAAAGCTTATCTGAAAAAGATTTTGAAAAGATTGAGAAAAAGATCTTAGAAAACGCAAAGAAAGGATCTACATTCTCTCTTTATCCGGTTTCTAAAGAAGATGCTTTAAAAACATATGCAGACAATCCTTACAAAGTAGAACTGATCTCTAATCTTAATGATGGAGAAATCACTTTTGTAACGCATGATAATTTCACAGACTTATGTCGTGGCGGCCATATTCCGAATACGGGAATTGTAAAGGCAGTTAAAATTTTAAATGCAGCAGGAGCTTATTGGAGAGGAAATGAAAAGAACCCTCAATTGACAAGAGTATATGGTATTTCTTTCCCTAAGCAGAAAGATCTTACTGAATATCTTGAAAGATTGGAGGAAGCTAAAAGAAGAGATCACAGAAAATTAGGTAAAGAACTTGGAATTTTTGCATTCTCTGAAAAAGTAGGTGCCGGTTTACCACTTTGGTTACCAAAAGGTACTGCTTTAAGAAGAAAATTGGAAAATTTCCTTTCTGAGGCTCAGAAAAAAGGAGGTTATGAATTCGTAATGTCTCCTCACATCGGAGCAAAAGAATTGTATGTAACTTCAGGACACTGGGATAAATATGGAGCAGACAGCTTCCAGCCGATCAAAACGCCGAATGAAGGAGAAGAATTTTTGCTGAAGCCAATGAACTGCCCTCACCACTGTGAAATTTATAAAACTTCACAATGGAGCTACAGAGATTTGCCTAAGAGATATGCAGAATTCGGTACAGTATACAGATATGAGCAAAGTGGAGAGCTTCACGGTTTAACGAGAGTTCGTGGATTTACTCAGGATGATGCCCACCTTTTCTGTACTCCGGATCAGCTTTCTGAAGAGTTTGAAAAAGTAATTGATTTAACTCTTTATGTTTTCAAATCATTAGGTTTTGAAGACTTTGTAACGCAGGTATCTTTAAGAGATCCTGAAAACAGAGAAAAATATATCGGTTCTGATGAAAATTGGGAGAAAGCAGAAAGCGCAATCATCAATGCAGCTCAGAAGAAAGGATTAAAAACAGTTGTAGAATATGGTGAAGCCGCATTCTATGGTCCTAAACTTGACTTCATGGTGAAAGATGCTTTGGGAAGAAAATGGCAGCTGGGAACCATCCAGGTAGATTATAACCTTCCTGAAAGATTTGATCTTCATTATATCGGAAATGATAATGAAAAACACAGACCGGTAATGATCCACAGAGCACCATTTGGTTCTATGGAGCGTTTCATTGCTATTTTGCTGGAAAATACAGCAGGTGATTTCCCATTATGGCTGAGCCCGGATCAGTTTATTATTCTACCGATCAGTGAAAAATATGTAGATTATTCAAAAAAAGTTTCACAATTTTTGGAAAATCACGATATTAGCGGTCAGATTGATGACAGAAACGAGAAGACGGGTAAGAAGATCCGTGATGCAGAATTGAATAAGATTCCTTTCATGCTTGTAGTGGGAGAAAATGAAGAAAAAGAAGGCACGATTTCTGTAAGAAGACGTGGAGAAGGAGATCTTGGAGTGATGAAACTGGAGGATTTCGTTGCTTACTTTAAAAAGGAGGCAGCCATATAA